The following are encoded together in the Deltaproteobacteria bacterium genome:
- a CDS encoding response regulator — MPKTLLLADDSVTIQKVVGISFANEDVVLLTVDNGDDAVARAREASPDLVLADVMMPGKDGYEVCEILKGDPELRHVPVLLLSGTFEPFDEERARRAGADGHITKPFEAQALVDQVNALLARAEATPPEMPAAGDVTRSAGTGSPAEAFDFFDEEMAQTAPSPLGAPTPGLLDGASEELAPLELEAAVEDDEPVRPAPSASTGGFSGDEGSFGRSGAGDTQATVLFDEPPPARTRRSPAPPPFLGDGFEAESLATPAVPAPSLPALPEADAPAGYEESFDFGFEDGGTRTATVAIPAAPPAPMPTAPPVPVAATRLFEEDDLDEPVEAISEPVDAPPPLPPASFPPPPPAPTTLAPPPVPTPAPPPVAIPGSESGPLAVRVSGPTALSEPIQKQLQETLEKIVWEAFGDLTERIVRDVLERVEAVAWEVIPQMAETLIREEIRQLKDGEEA; from the coding sequence ATGCCGAAGACGCTCCTGCTCGCCGACGACAGCGTCACGATCCAGAAGGTGGTCGGGATCAGCTTCGCGAACGAGGACGTGGTCCTGCTCACGGTGGACAACGGCGACGACGCGGTCGCGCGCGCCCGTGAAGCCTCCCCGGACCTGGTCCTCGCCGACGTGATGATGCCGGGCAAGGACGGCTACGAGGTCTGCGAGATCCTGAAGGGGGATCCCGAGCTTCGCCACGTCCCGGTGTTGCTGCTCTCGGGCACCTTCGAGCCCTTCGACGAGGAGCGCGCCCGGCGGGCAGGTGCCGACGGGCACATCACGAAGCCCTTCGAGGCGCAGGCCCTGGTCGACCAGGTGAACGCGCTGCTGGCCCGCGCCGAGGCGACGCCCCCCGAGATGCCGGCGGCCGGCGACGTCACCCGCTCGGCAGGCACCGGCTCGCCGGCCGAGGCCTTCGACTTCTTCGACGAGGAGATGGCCCAGACCGCGCCCTCCCCGCTCGGCGCCCCCACGCCCGGCCTGCTCGACGGGGCCAGCGAAGAGCTCGCACCGCTCGAGCTCGAGGCGGCGGTCGAGGACGACGAGCCCGTGAGGCCCGCGCCGAGCGCCTCCACCGGAGGGTTCTCCGGCGACGAGGGCTCCTTCGGCCGCTCCGGGGCCGGCGACACGCAGGCGACCGTGCTCTTCGACGAGCCGCCGCCGGCCCGGACGCGGCGCTCTCCGGCGCCGCCGCCCTTCCTCGGTGACGGCTTCGAGGCCGAGTCGCTCGCGACGCCGGCCGTTCCGGCGCCGTCGCTGCCGGCCCTTCCGGAGGCCGATGCGCCGGCCGGGTACGAGGAGAGCTTCGACTTCGGCTTCGAGGACGGCGGCACCCGCACGGCGACCGTGGCCATCCCGGCCGCACCGCCCGCACCGATGCCGACCGCGCCGCCCGTCCCGGTCGCCGCGACCCGCCTGTTCGAGGAGGACGACCTCGACGAGCCGGTCGAGGCGATCTCCGAGCCGGTGGACGCGCCGCCGCCGCTCCCGCCCGCCTCGTTCCCCCCGCCGCCGCCCGCACCCACCACCCTGGCGCCCCCGCCGGTTCCCACGCCGGCGCCGCCGCCGGTCGCGATCCCGGGCTCCGAGAGCGGGCCCCTCGCGGTGCGGGTGTCCGGCCCGACCGCCCTCTCCGAGCCGATCCAGAAGCAGCTCCAGGAGACGCTCGAGAAGATCGTCTGGGAGGCCTTCGGCGACCTCACCGAGCGCATCGTGCGCGACGTGCTCGAGCGCGTCGAAGCGGTGGCCTGGGAGGTGATCCCGCAGATGGCGGAGACGCTGATCCGCGAGGAGATCCGCCAGCTCAAGGACGGCGAAGAGGCGTAG
- a CDS encoding glycosyltransferase family 4 protein, with product MRIALLTYRGNMYCGGQGIYAAYLAREWQRAGHDVHVFAGPPLPRLDPGIPLHVIPNQNVFGVPLADLARRPERMRLFEPLTLWETGVSRFGVFPEMQTFGLRLLLRWRELQRRHRFDVVFDNQCLSWGLLGIQATGVPVVSVIHHPLHLDREADFAIDPSLKKRVKRTLYFPLWMQQVVAPRLAGIVTVSEASRSEIERCFGIPEKQVRVVYNGTDTELFRPIPGKRIETDLLFVGRTEDRKKGIGTLLQALARLSEHVTLKIVDGRIPPHGLVPTLIRRYGLERRVVLQQRWLELEDLIGEYSTARLAVVPSFFEGFGFPASEAMACGLPVVASAAGALPEVVGPDGHAGRLVAPRDPQAMADAIAALLADPARLAGMGRHARARVEHAFRWRDAAAGLVEVFEDVRRAAHRRPR from the coding sequence ATGCGGATCGCCCTGCTCACCTATCGCGGCAACATGTACTGCGGCGGGCAGGGCATCTACGCCGCCTACCTGGCCCGCGAGTGGCAGCGCGCCGGCCACGACGTGCACGTGTTCGCGGGCCCGCCGCTGCCGCGCCTCGACCCGGGGATCCCGCTCCACGTGATCCCGAACCAGAACGTCTTCGGCGTGCCGCTCGCGGACCTGGCCCGGCGGCCCGAGCGGATGCGGCTCTTCGAGCCGCTCACGCTCTGGGAGACGGGGGTCTCGCGCTTCGGGGTGTTCCCCGAGATGCAGACCTTCGGGCTGCGCCTCCTCCTGCGCTGGCGCGAGCTCCAGCGCCGCCACCGCTTCGACGTGGTCTTCGACAACCAGTGCCTGTCCTGGGGCCTGCTCGGGATCCAGGCGACCGGCGTGCCGGTGGTGTCGGTGATCCACCATCCGCTCCATCTCGACCGCGAGGCCGACTTCGCAATCGACCCGAGCCTGAAGAAGCGGGTCAAGCGGACGCTCTACTTCCCGCTGTGGATGCAGCAGGTGGTGGCGCCGCGCCTGGCCGGGATCGTGACCGTGAGCGAGGCCTCGCGGAGCGAGATCGAGCGCTGCTTCGGGATCCCCGAGAAGCAGGTGCGGGTGGTCTACAACGGAACCGACACGGAGCTGTTCCGGCCGATCCCGGGCAAGCGCATCGAGACGGACCTGCTCTTCGTGGGCCGGACCGAGGACCGCAAGAAGGGCATCGGGACGCTCCTCCAGGCGCTCGCGCGGCTGTCCGAGCACGTGACGCTCAAGATCGTGGACGGCCGCATCCCGCCGCACGGGCTCGTGCCGACCCTGATCCGCCGCTACGGGCTCGAGCGCCGCGTCGTCCTCCAGCAGCGCTGGCTCGAGCTCGAGGACCTGATCGGTGAGTACTCGACCGCGCGTCTCGCCGTCGTGCCCTCCTTCTTCGAGGGCTTCGGCTTCCCGGCCAGCGAGGCGATGGCCTGTGGCCTGCCGGTCGTGGCGAGCGCCGCGGGCGCGCTGCCCGAGGTGGTCGGCCCCGACGGCCACGCCGGCCGCCTGGTCGCACCGCGCGACCCGCAGGCGATGGCCGACGCGATCGCCGCGCTGCTCGCGGATCCCGCGCGCCTCGCCGGGATGGGCCGCCACGCGCGGGCGCGCGTCGAGCACGCGTTCCGCTGGCGCGATGCGGCGGCCGGGCTCGTCGAGGTCTTCGAGGACGTGCGCCGTGCTGCTCACCGTCGACCTCGATAG
- a CDS encoding response regulator, with protein sequence MSVGPEAPTLLVVDDEERILSALRRALRREGWRILATSDPLEAVRWLENEPVGAVLSDHKMRGMSGLELLEAAARLRPAAARFLITGWPDAIPGERLAALGLRALIPKPWEDATLKGLLREALER encoded by the coding sequence GTGAGCGTCGGGCCCGAGGCGCCGACCCTGCTCGTCGTCGACGACGAGGAGCGGATCCTGTCGGCCCTGCGCCGCGCGCTGCGCCGGGAAGGCTGGCGCATCCTCGCGACCAGCGACCCGCTCGAGGCCGTGCGCTGGCTCGAGAACGAGCCGGTCGGCGCGGTGCTCTCCGACCACAAGATGCGCGGGATGAGCGGGCTCGAGCTGCTCGAGGCCGCCGCCCGGCTGCGGCCCGCGGCCGCCCGCTTCCTGATCACGGGCTGGCCGGACGCGATCCCGGGCGAGCGTCTCGCCGCCCTCGGCCTGCGCGCGCTGATCCCGAAGCCCTGGGAGGACGCCACCCTGAAGGGTCTGCTCCGCGAGGCCCTCGAGCGCTGA
- a CDS encoding sigma-54 dependent transcriptional regulator → MSSSPGRPVLPPSAGPEVPPGFVLVVDDEPLLLRALARILGPDGHRIVLAETPGEAQEALGDPALDVVLLDLRLRGADGLDLLDRLKRERPELEVVVMTGHATIESAVGCMRQGAFDYLAKPFDDVHRVRTTVHQAIERRRLLARNRELEARLEGRREGPELIGHAPAMRRLARTIESLRHNESHVLIQGESGTGKELVARALHGASRRRAGPFVPVDCGALPESVIESELFGHERGAFTGAVGAPGLFRMAGGGTLFLDEVGEIPIAMQAKLLRALQYKEVRAVGAAAPVTVDIRVVAATHRDLLAMVETGRFRMDLYYRLHVVRLEIPPLRERIEDVPLLVQHFLDKHARRGEPMAIEQPALERLMSHDWPGNVRELENVIESALALARGPRLRASDLPIGRSRGTAAAAAVAPAPTGLPLSLDAYERSALERALREAGGNATDAARRLGIGRSTFYRKLGKHGVPLQDEGGAGLVGPGGIR, encoded by the coding sequence ATGAGCTCCTCTCCCGGCCGGCCGGTCCTCCCGCCCAGCGCCGGCCCCGAAGTCCCGCCGGGCTTCGTCCTGGTGGTGGACGACGAGCCGCTGCTGCTACGCGCGCTGGCCCGGATCCTGGGCCCGGACGGACACCGGATCGTGCTCGCCGAGACCCCTGGCGAGGCGCAGGAGGCGCTCGGGGATCCGGCCCTCGACGTGGTGCTGCTCGACCTGCGCCTGCGCGGCGCCGACGGCCTCGACCTGCTCGACCGGCTGAAGCGCGAGCGCCCGGAGCTGGAGGTCGTCGTGATGACCGGCCACGCGACGATCGAGAGCGCGGTCGGCTGCATGCGCCAGGGGGCCTTCGACTACCTCGCGAAGCCCTTCGACGACGTGCACCGGGTGCGCACCACCGTGCACCAGGCGATCGAGCGGCGCCGGCTGCTCGCCCGCAACCGGGAGCTCGAGGCCCGGCTCGAGGGAAGGCGCGAGGGCCCCGAGCTGATCGGCCACGCCCCGGCGATGCGCCGGCTCGCGCGCACGATCGAGAGCCTGCGCCACAACGAGAGCCACGTGCTGATCCAGGGCGAGAGCGGCACCGGCAAGGAGCTGGTGGCCCGGGCCCTGCACGGAGCCAGCCGCCGGCGCGCCGGGCCCTTCGTGCCGGTGGACTGCGGCGCGCTGCCCGAGTCGGTGATCGAGAGCGAGCTCTTCGGGCACGAGCGCGGCGCCTTCACGGGCGCGGTCGGGGCGCCCGGCCTGTTTCGCATGGCCGGGGGCGGGACGCTCTTCCTCGACGAGGTCGGTGAGATCCCGATCGCCATGCAGGCGAAGCTCCTGCGCGCGCTCCAGTACAAGGAGGTTCGCGCGGTCGGCGCCGCCGCGCCGGTGACGGTCGACATCCGGGTCGTCGCGGCGACCCACCGCGACCTGCTCGCGATGGTCGAGACCGGCCGCTTCCGGATGGACCTCTACTACCGCCTCCACGTGGTGCGCCTCGAGATCCCACCGCTGCGCGAGCGGATCGAGGACGTCCCGCTGCTCGTCCAGCACTTCCTCGACAAGCACGCGCGCCGCGGCGAGCCGATGGCAATCGAGCAGCCGGCGCTCGAGCGGCTGATGAGCCACGACTGGCCCGGCAACGTGCGCGAGCTCGAGAACGTGATCGAGTCGGCGCTGGCGCTGGCGCGGGGGCCGCGGCTGCGCGCGAGCGACCTCCCGATCGGCCGCTCGCGCGGCACGGCCGCCGCGGCCGCCGTCGCGCCGGCTCCGACCGGGCTTCCGCTCTCGCTCGACGCCTACGAGCGCAGCGCGCTCGAGCGTGCCCTGCGCGAAGCCGGCGGCAACGCGACCGACGCGGCGCGCCGGCTCGGGATCGGCCGCAGCACCTTCTACCGCAAGCTCGGCAAGCACGGCGTGCCGCTCCAGGACGAGGGGGGGGCAGGCTTGGTCGGGCCCGGCGGGATCCGGTAG
- a CDS encoding Stp1/IreP family PP2C-type Ser/Thr phosphatase, whose product MILRAAVGSDVGRRRAANEDHFALAPEIGLYLVADGLGGHVAGQIASEIAAEAALRALQTLQGTGMTLAEKLRYAVISANREVHDTARRRRELAGMGTTLVALLAQEGRAALAHVGDSRAYLVRGGRIRQLTDDHSLVGELVRRQEISAADAREHPQRHVLTRAVGVRPNVEPDLAELTPEAGDVFVLCSDGLTGHVQDDEIAGAAGRLEDPQEAVDSLIRLANERGGEDNITVTVVRCEKSGHSTP is encoded by the coding sequence ATGATCCTGCGCGCGGCGGTGGGCTCCGACGTCGGGCGGCGGCGGGCCGCCAACGAGGACCACTTCGCCCTGGCCCCGGAGATCGGCCTCTACCTGGTCGCCGACGGGCTCGGCGGGCACGTTGCGGGCCAGATCGCGAGCGAGATCGCGGCCGAGGCCGCGCTGCGCGCGCTGCAGACCCTGCAGGGCACCGGCATGACGCTCGCCGAGAAGCTCCGCTACGCCGTGATCAGCGCCAACCGCGAGGTGCACGACACGGCGCGCCGGCGCCGCGAGCTGGCCGGGATGGGCACGACCCTGGTGGCGCTGCTCGCCCAGGAGGGCCGCGCCGCGCTCGCCCACGTGGGCGACAGCCGGGCCTACCTGGTCCGCGGCGGCCGGATCCGCCAGCTCACCGACGACCACTCGCTCGTGGGCGAGCTGGTGCGCCGGCAGGAGATCAGCGCCGCCGACGCGCGCGAGCATCCCCAGCGCCACGTCCTCACCCGCGCCGTCGGCGTGCGCCCCAACGTCGAGCCGGATCTGGCCGAGCTCACCCCCGAGGCGGGCGACGTCTTCGTGCTCTGCTCGGACGGCCTCACCGGACACGTCCAGGACGACGAGATCGCCGGCGCTGCCGGCCGCCTCGAAGACCCCCAGGAGGCCGTCGACTCGCTGATCCGCCTCGCCAACGAGCGCGGCGGCGAGGACAACATCACCGTCACCGTGGTGCGCTGCGAGAAGAGCGGGCACTCCACCCCTTAG
- a CDS encoding PilZ domain-containing protein: MEQERRPRAPFAGWVELTSEGHRRLGSGHDLSPGGIGLELRGELPAVGGAVTSEFTLPGITIPLALEGRVAWSDRGRKRVGIRFERVDPGLAELLENFVGGRL, encoded by the coding sequence GTGGAGCAGGAGCGGCGGCCGCGGGCCCCGTTCGCAGGCTGGGTCGAGCTGACCTCCGAGGGCCACCGCCGTCTCGGATCCGGTCACGACCTGTCGCCGGGTGGGATCGGCCTCGAGCTGCGCGGCGAGCTGCCGGCGGTCGGTGGGGCCGTCACCAGCGAGTTCACCCTGCCCGGGATCACGATCCCGCTCGCGCTCGAGGGGCGTGTCGCGTGGTCGGACCGGGGCCGCAAGCGGGTCGGGATCCGCTTCGAGCGGGTCGATCCCGGCCTCGCCGAGCTGCTCGAGAACTTCGTCGGCGGGAGGCTGTAG
- a CDS encoding class I SAM-dependent methyltransferase, producing the protein MLLTVDLDRLRVRPGDRLLDVGCGEGRHCFGALERGAQVFGLDLDRDALRKGHGPLRARARERGGVGAMLRGDAFRLPFRDATFDRAICSEVMEHVHDFPGAARELARVVRPGGSVAVTVPTATSEALYLRLGDDYFESPGGHIRIFRPRDLAEALRGAGLAPSGIGFAHGFHTPYWALRSIVRLPSSDANPLVQAYRLFLIEATTSRLLDRFEKRVLDRICPKSLVLYTRRTAAPAARAA; encoded by the coding sequence GTGCTGCTCACCGTCGACCTCGATAGGCTGCGCGTCCGGCCCGGGGACCGCCTGCTCGACGTCGGCTGCGGGGAGGGGCGGCACTGCTTCGGCGCGCTCGAGCGCGGGGCGCAGGTCTTCGGCCTCGACCTCGATCGCGACGCGCTGCGCAAGGGTCACGGGCCGCTGCGCGCGCGCGCCCGCGAGCGCGGCGGGGTCGGCGCGATGCTGCGCGGCGACGCCTTCCGCCTGCCCTTCCGCGACGCGACCTTCGATCGCGCGATCTGCTCGGAGGTGATGGAGCACGTCCACGACTTCCCGGGCGCCGCGCGCGAGCTGGCGCGCGTCGTGCGCCCGGGCGGCTCGGTGGCGGTGACCGTGCCGACCGCCACCAGCGAGGCGCTCTACCTCCGGCTCGGCGACGACTACTTCGAGTCGCCCGGGGGCCACATCCGGATCTTCCGGCCGCGCGACCTGGCCGAGGCCCTGCGCGGCGCCGGGCTGGCGCCGAGCGGGATCGGCTTCGCGCACGGCTTCCACACCCCCTACTGGGCGCTGCGCTCGATCGTGCGCCTGCCCAGCTCGGACGCGAATCCGCTGGTCCAGGCCTACCGGCTGTTCCTGATCGAGGCCACGACCTCGCGCCTGCTCGACCGCTTCGAGAAGCGCGTCCTCGACCGGATCTGCCCGAAGAGCCTCGTGCTCTACACCCGGCGCACGGCGGCGCCCGCCGCCCGGGCCGCGTGA
- a CDS encoding FliA/WhiG family RNA polymerase sigma factor: METVLREAKERNSEVSASIKEQIVLEHAPLIRYIVNRIAVRLPSHIDLDDLHNTGVIGLMDAIEKYDPEKNCKFKTYAEFRIKGAILDQLRSLDWVPRSVRQKGRRLERAYGEVEQRLGRSASEEEVADSLGLQIDKFHELLNQVRGVSLVNLEELRGTGADGERTGSYADVVEDVHSENPFSALKQQETRRVIAETISSLPEKERLVLSLYYYEDLNMKEIGAILGITESRVCQIHTKAVGRLRSKLKSLMER; this comes from the coding sequence ATGGAGACCGTGCTGCGGGAAGCGAAGGAGCGGAACAGCGAGGTGTCGGCGTCGATCAAGGAGCAGATCGTGCTCGAGCACGCGCCCCTGATCCGTTACATCGTCAACCGGATCGCCGTCCGCCTGCCCTCCCACATCGACCTCGACGACCTGCACAACACCGGCGTCATCGGCCTCATGGACGCGATCGAGAAGTACGACCCCGAGAAGAACTGCAAGTTCAAGACCTACGCCGAGTTCCGGATCAAGGGCGCCATCCTCGACCAGCTTCGCTCGCTCGACTGGGTCCCCCGCAGCGTGCGCCAGAAGGGCCGCCGCCTGGAGCGGGCCTACGGCGAGGTCGAGCAGCGCCTCGGCCGCTCCGCCAGCGAGGAGGAGGTGGCCGACTCGCTCGGCCTCCAGATCGACAAGTTCCACGAGCTCCTCAACCAGGTCCGCGGCGTCTCGCTCGTGAACCTGGAGGAGCTGCGCGGCACCGGTGCCGACGGCGAGCGCACCGGCTCCTACGCCGACGTCGTCGAGGACGTCCACTCCGAGAACCCCTTCTCGGCGCTCAAGCAGCAGGAGACCCGGCGCGTGATCGCCGAGACGATCTCGAGCCTGCCCGAGAAGGAGCGCCTGGTCCTCTCGCTCTACTACTACGAGGACCTGAACATGAAGGAGATCGGCGCGATCCTCGGCATCACCGAGAGCCGCGTCTGCCAGATCCACACCAAGGCCGTGGGGCGCCTGCGCTCGAAGCTCAAGAGCCTGATGGAGCGCTGA
- a CDS encoding class I SAM-dependent methyltransferase, translating to MRVVDLDRDMSDVIPTGTTRDSQHLFDRMTAETLALAGGGPGRRVLDVAAGFGQDAVALAGTGAAVVACEPSARMTGWAKLVAAERAGAPLPHWVRGWSDALPFAADSFDAAFCKGAIDHFDRPERAIAELARVTRRDGRVVLAIANFESLACRLARAQDALREGLLGTPPRRGRRHYDVPADHFTRYDLGLMREQAARYVDLEVVRGVSVGWGFPAWSRGVGKLPEALARGALQALDGLARRVPEWADVIVLAGRPRRVSRSSR from the coding sequence ATGCGGGTGGTGGATCTCGACCGCGACATGAGCGACGTCATCCCGACGGGTACGACGCGCGACAGCCAGCACCTCTTCGACCGGATGACGGCGGAGACCCTGGCGCTGGCCGGCGGCGGACCCGGGCGCCGGGTGCTCGACGTCGCAGCCGGCTTCGGCCAGGACGCCGTCGCGCTGGCCGGGACCGGTGCGGCGGTGGTGGCGTGCGAGCCCTCTGCGCGCATGACCGGCTGGGCGAAGCTCGTCGCGGCAGAGCGTGCGGGCGCGCCGCTCCCGCACTGGGTACGCGGCTGGTCGGACGCGCTGCCCTTCGCCGCGGACAGCTTCGACGCCGCGTTCTGCAAGGGCGCGATCGATCACTTCGACCGTCCGGAGCGCGCGATCGCGGAGCTGGCCCGCGTGACGCGCCGGGACGGCCGCGTGGTCCTTGCCATCGCCAACTTCGAGTCGCTCGCCTGCCGGCTCGCGCGAGCGCAGGACGCGCTGCGCGAGGGCCTGCTCGGCACGCCGCCGCGCCGTGGCCGCCGACACTACGACGTGCCGGCCGACCACTTCACCCGCTACGACCTCGGGCTGATGCGCGAGCAGGCGGCGCGCTACGTGGATCTCGAGGTGGTGCGCGGCGTCTCGGTCGGCTGGGGCTTTCCGGCCTGGTCGCGCGGGGTCGGCAAGCTGCCCGAGGCGCTCGCGCGCGGCGCGCTGCAGGCGCTCGACGGGCTCGCGCGGCGCGTGCCCGAGTGGGCCGACGTGATCGTGCTCGCGGGCCGCCCGCGGCGGGTCTCGAGGAGCTCGCGGTAG
- a CDS encoding ATP-binding protein: protein MSAGGDAREAESVCIVVAEPAPAAGRSGASGTVAALGRLGAGVRIELTHDAATCLARAREARADLVVVDHALGDEGARILAGLREHGPPALVVTPEATADAALATFRAGAADCVTAGPDFAEVLPAVAFEQIRAWRSTREHDRLRRDARALRVTLENLVEAMESGLLVLDGEGRVTHANPAAERILDEPDGALRGRSIVDWLPPGAPGLPLLAHALLAGERVRGAEAVVVRRDGRYVPVGLSLAPLESRGRRYGAVAIFQDLSELKKLQRQVLQSEKMASIGQLAAGVAHEINNPMGFVHANLFQMQEYLADVRRLIEGAAALAERAAQDGSPALQAAAAEWGGLHAKLDGELLLEDFAKAVGESIEGSERVRHIVQDLRAFAHRDDGEWVRADLNRCLDSTAHIVWTMMKHSVVLRKEYAALPPVRCLPMQLEQVFMNLLVNAYQAIEQRVRARGGAGEIVLRTEVRADKVLVSVSDDGVGIPPAHADRIFDPFFTTKEVGAGTGLGLSTSFDIVRRHGGTIRSLDRPGGGTVFEVELPLSDPAAS, encoded by the coding sequence ATGTCCGCAGGCGGTGACGCCCGCGAAGCCGAATCGGTCTGCATCGTCGTCGCCGAGCCGGCGCCCGCAGCGGGACGATCCGGGGCGTCGGGGACGGTGGCGGCGCTGGGGCGGCTCGGCGCTGGCGTCCGCATCGAGCTCACGCACGACGCCGCTACCTGTCTCGCTCGCGCGCGCGAGGCGCGCGCGGACCTCGTGGTGGTGGACCACGCGCTCGGCGACGAGGGCGCGCGCATCCTGGCCGGCCTCCGCGAGCACGGCCCCCCCGCCCTGGTGGTGACCCCCGAGGCCACGGCCGACGCGGCGCTCGCGACCTTCCGCGCCGGCGCCGCCGACTGCGTGACCGCCGGCCCCGACTTCGCCGAGGTGCTCCCCGCCGTCGCCTTCGAGCAGATCCGCGCCTGGCGCTCGACCCGCGAGCACGACCGGCTGCGGCGCGACGCGCGTGCGCTGCGCGTGACGCTCGAGAACCTGGTCGAGGCGATGGAGAGTGGCCTGCTCGTGCTCGACGGCGAGGGCCGCGTCACCCACGCCAATCCGGCGGCCGAACGCATCCTCGACGAGCCGGACGGCGCGCTGCGGGGCCGCTCGATCGTCGACTGGCTGCCGCCTGGCGCGCCGGGGCTGCCGCTGCTGGCCCACGCGCTGCTGGCGGGCGAGCGCGTACGCGGCGCCGAGGCCGTGGTGGTGCGCCGCGATGGCCGCTACGTGCCGGTCGGCCTCTCGCTGGCGCCGCTCGAGTCCCGCGGCCGGCGCTACGGCGCGGTGGCGATCTTCCAGGACCTCTCGGAGCTGAAGAAGCTCCAGCGCCAGGTGCTGCAGTCGGAGAAGATGGCCTCGATCGGGCAGCTCGCGGCCGGCGTCGCGCACGAGATCAACAACCCGATGGGCTTCGTACACGCGAACCTCTTCCAGATGCAGGAGTACCTGGCCGACGTGCGGCGGCTGATCGAGGGCGCCGCTGCGCTCGCCGAGCGGGCGGCGCAGGACGGCTCGCCGGCGCTCCAGGCGGCTGCCGCGGAGTGGGGCGGCCTCCACGCCAAGCTCGACGGCGAGCTGCTGCTCGAGGACTTCGCGAAGGCGGTCGGGGAGTCGATCGAGGGCTCCGAGCGCGTCCGCCACATCGTGCAGGACCTGCGCGCGTTCGCGCACCGCGACGACGGCGAGTGGGTGAGGGCGGATCTCAACCGCTGCCTCGACTCCACGGCTCACATCGTGTGGACGATGATGAAGCACTCGGTCGTGCTGCGGAAGGAGTACGCGGCGCTGCCGCCGGTGCGCTGCCTGCCGATGCAGCTCGAGCAGGTCTTCATGAACCTGCTGGTGAACGCCTACCAGGCGATCGAGCAGCGCGTGCGCGCGCGCGGCGGGGCGGGCGAGATCGTGCTGCGCACGGAGGTCCGCGCCGACAAGGTCCTGGTCTCGGTGAGCGACGACGGCGTCGGGATCCCGCCGGCCCATGCGGACCGCATCTTCGATCCCTTCTTCACGACCAAGGAGGTGGGTGCCGGCACCGGTCTCGGGCTCTCGACCTCCTTCGACATCGTCCGTCGTCACGGGGGCACGATCCGCTCCCTCGACCGCCCCGGCGGCGGCACCGTCTTCGAGGTCGAGCTGCCGCTCTCCGATCCGGCGGCCTCGTGA
- a CDS encoding helix-turn-helix domain-containing protein — protein MVDRLETHLIVQALERTGWNKNRAAQLLGLNRTTLIEKIKKKKLEPPDAFSE, from the coding sequence GTGGTGGACCGGCTCGAGACGCACCTGATCGTGCAGGCCCTCGAGCGGACCGGCTGGAACAAGAACCGCGCCGCCCAGCTCCTCGGCCTGAACCGCACCACGCTGATCGAGAAGATCAAGAAGAAGAAGCTCGAGCCGCCGGACGCCTTCTCCGAGTAG